A region from the Melioribacter roseus P3M-2 genome encodes:
- a CDS encoding NYN domain-containing protein: MSNQEKVMVYVDGFNLYFGIVSKYPNTKWLNIWQLAQNILKPHQSLIGVKYFTSLVSNNPQKEKRQRDFLSAIQTTPVQIIYGHYQSTPTSCKKCGHSWNDNEEKMTDVNIAVNMITDAIEDKYDTAILISGDSDLVPAINSIHKYFPQKRVVVLFPPDRHNISVKNSAKGSYILGRKKLVASQFPQVVTTSLGYQITKPKSW, translated from the coding sequence ATGAGTAACCAAGAAAAAGTAATGGTGTATGTAGATGGTTTTAACCTTTATTTCGGAATTGTTTCAAAATATCCGAATACTAAATGGCTTAATATTTGGCAACTTGCTCAAAACATTTTGAAACCTCATCAAAGTCTAATTGGAGTAAAATACTTTACTTCTTTAGTATCTAACAATCCTCAAAAAGAAAAAAGACAACGTGATTTTTTAAGCGCTATTCAAACTACTCCTGTCCAAATAATTTATGGACATTATCAATCGACACCAACTTCTTGTAAAAAATGTGGACATTCGTGGAATGACAATGAAGAAAAAATGACAGATGTTAACATTGCGGTAAATATGATTACTGATGCAATAGAAGATAAATACGATACTGCAATTTTAATTTCCGGCGATAGTGACTTAGTCCCGGCAATAAATTCAATTCACAAATACTTTCCCCAAAAAAGAGTTGTAGTATTATTTCCTCCGGATCGACATAATATAAGCGTAAAAAATTCTGCCAAAGGTTCTTATATTCTTGGTCGTAAAAAATTAGTTGCGTCACAATTTCCACAAGTTGTTACTACTTCGTTAGGTTATCAAATAACAAAGCCTAAAAGTTGGTGA
- a CDS encoding restriction endonuclease subunit S yields the protein MSDELNKPKFDKLNKAKDTEPVEVSERNALNLSNSDALNSSKRDWKECKLGDVIEFGNGKARPEKEGSFPVYGGNGVLGYANEFNYDGETIIIGRVGAYCGATYYENRPIWVSDNALAAKPRDKNITKFLYYFLKNLDLNQLAEGSSHPLVTQTLLNSIEIKITDNIPEQKSIAGVLSSLDDKIDLLHRQNKTLEAMAETLFRQWFLDKKTTVGKLGSLISETFGGEWGKENPMGDFNYPVYCLRGTDIADLQLGLAKRTPLRYIKEKNTKK from the coding sequence ATGAGCGATGAATTGAACAAGCCGAAATTTGATAAATTGAATAAAGCGAAGGACACTGAGCCTGTCGAAGTGTCCGAGCGTAACGCCTTGAACTTGTCGAATAGCGATGCGCTGAACTCATCGAAGCGTGACTGGAAAGAATGTAAACTTGGTGATGTGATTGAATTTGGTAATGGTAAAGCGCGACCTGAAAAAGAAGGTTCTTTTCCTGTTTATGGTGGTAATGGGGTATTAGGATATGCCAATGAGTTTAACTATGATGGAGAAACAATAATCATTGGAAGAGTCGGCGCTTACTGTGGAGCAACTTACTACGAAAATAGACCAATATGGGTTTCGGATAATGCATTAGCAGCCAAACCTAGGGATAAGAATATCACAAAGTTTTTATATTATTTTTTGAAAAACCTTGATTTGAACCAATTAGCAGAAGGCTCAAGCCACCCACTTGTTACTCAAACTTTACTGAATTCAATTGAAATAAAGATTACAGATAATATTCCCGAGCAAAAATCAATTGCCGGTGTGCTCAGCAGTTTAGATGACAAAATAGACCTCCTCCACCGCCAAAACAAAACCCTCGAAGCAATGGCAGAAACACTTTTTAGACAGTGGTTTTTAGATAAAAAAACGACTGTAGGAAAATTAGGAAGTCTTATAAGTGAAACTTTTGGAGGTGAATGGGGCAAAGAGAATCCTATGGGTGATTTTAATTATCCAGTTTATTGCTTAAGAGGAACTGATATCGCTGACCTTCAATTAGGGTTAGCAAAAAGAACACCTTTAAGATATATAAAAGAAAAAAATACAAAAAAATAG
- a CDS encoding type I restriction endonuclease subunit R gives MFSKLIESDIEQFTIELLENLGYEYVSPASISPDGDQPERQTFDDVLLINKLKNAVDRIIPTIPAEAKEDAIKQILRISSPDLITNNETFHRMLTEGINVTYSKDGNQRGDLVWLIDFKNPENNEFTVVNQFTVTSTSSVTGTVIKRPDVILFVNGIPLVVIELKNAVDEEATIKSAFKQIQTYKQTIPQLFTYNGFAVISDGLEARAGTISSDFSRFMAWKSVDGTKEASHLVSQLEILIKGMLNKNTLLDLIRHFIVFEKSKKEDPDSNLTFIQTTKKLAGYHQYFAVNKAIERTLQAASGNGNRKGGVIWHTQGSGKSLTMVFYAGKIVLQLDNPTILVITDRNDLDDQLFDTFADSKQLLRQEPVQAENREHLKELLKVSSGGIVFTTIQKFQSDTSTGSVSDSKYEQLSERTNIVVIADEAHRTQYGFKARTIDERDENGNHIGKKTVYGFAKYLRDALPNATFIGFTGTPIEKTDKNTPAVFGDYVDIYDIAQAVEDGATVRIFYEGRLAKINLSEEGKKLIKELDAELESEDITSTQRAKAKWTQLEALVGSEDRFKQIAADIIYHYEERQKVFEGKAMIVAMSRRIAVKLYDEIIKLRPDWHNEDLKKGKIKVVMTAASSDGPELAKHHTTKDQRRVLADRMKNPDDELKIVIVRDMWLTGFDVPCLHTLYIDKPMQGHTLMQAIARVNRVYKDKPGGLIVDYLGIASDLKQALSFYSDSGGKGDPAIAQEKAVQLMLEKLEIVSRMFLEKPVKPYSKDYEELVKDPSVPYLGKDKGLLYEQYFTADAKTKLDIILAAEEHILSLENGKKRFIDEVTALSKAFAIAIPHEQALDVKDEVAFFQAVKARLLKFDSSSPGKSSEEIETTIKQVIDKALVSDRVIDIFDAAGIKKPDISILSEEFLMEVRNMQHKNIALETLRKLLNDEIKSRIRTNLVQGKTLMEMLEKSIKKYHSKILTAAEVIEELIALGKEIQNLDKEPKEMGLSDFEYAFYTAIANNDSAREVMKKDKLRELAIVLYDRVRKNATIDWTLKESVKAKLKVIVKRTLRQYGYPPDMQKLATETVLKQAELIANELTDQTNSPS, from the coding sequence ATGTTTAGTAAATTGATAGAATCCGATATCGAACAATTCACTATCGAGCTTCTCGAAAATTTAGGTTACGAATATGTGAGCCCTGCATCTATTTCTCCCGACGGCGATCAACCCGAAAGACAAACATTCGACGACGTTCTTCTCATAAACAAATTAAAGAACGCCGTTGACAGAATTATTCCGACAATTCCAGCAGAAGCAAAAGAAGACGCGATAAAACAAATACTGCGAATAAGCTCGCCCGATTTAATTACAAACAACGAAACATTCCACAGAATGCTCACCGAAGGAATAAATGTAACATACAGCAAAGACGGAAATCAAAGAGGCGATCTGGTTTGGCTTATTGATTTTAAAAATCCCGAAAACAATGAATTTACGGTTGTAAATCAATTCACGGTGACTTCGACAAGCTCAGTCACCGGTACAGTTATTAAAAGGCCCGATGTAATTCTTTTTGTTAACGGAATTCCTCTTGTTGTAATAGAACTTAAAAACGCAGTGGACGAAGAAGCGACTATAAAATCCGCATTCAAACAAATACAAACCTATAAACAAACAATTCCTCAGCTATTTACTTATAACGGCTTCGCTGTAATTTCCGACGGATTGGAAGCCAGAGCAGGAACAATATCATCGGACTTTTCAAGATTTATGGCGTGGAAATCTGTCGACGGAACAAAAGAAGCGTCGCATCTCGTAAGCCAACTGGAAATTTTGATTAAAGGAATGCTGAACAAAAATACTTTACTCGATTTGATACGACATTTCATTGTATTCGAAAAAAGCAAAAAGGAAGACCCCGATTCAAATCTTACATTTATTCAAACAACTAAAAAATTAGCGGGTTACCATCAGTACTTTGCCGTCAATAAAGCAATAGAAAGAACCTTGCAAGCCGCTTCGGGAAACGGAAACAGAAAAGGAGGTGTTATCTGGCACACCCAAGGCAGCGGCAAATCGCTTACAATGGTTTTCTATGCCGGCAAAATTGTTCTGCAGTTGGATAACCCAACGATTCTTGTAATTACGGACAGAAACGATTTGGACGATCAGCTCTTCGATACTTTTGCCGATTCGAAACAACTGCTCAGACAGGAACCGGTACAAGCTGAAAACAGAGAGCATCTGAAAGAATTGTTAAAAGTTTCTTCGGGCGGAATTGTTTTCACAACCATTCAGAAATTTCAATCGGACACTTCGACAGGCTCAGTGTCCGATTCAAAATACGAACAATTATCTGAAAGGACAAATATTGTTGTAATCGCAGACGAAGCTCACCGGACGCAATACGGTTTCAAAGCAAGAACAATAGATGAAAGAGATGAAAATGGAAATCATATTGGCAAAAAAACTGTTTACGGTTTTGCTAAATATCTCAGAGACGCCTTGCCTAATGCAACATTCATCGGTTTTACGGGAACGCCTATTGAAAAAACGGACAAAAACACACCGGCAGTTTTCGGCGACTATGTGGATATTTACGATATTGCTCAGGCGGTTGAAGACGGCGCTACTGTCAGAATATTCTACGAAGGCAGATTGGCAAAAATTAACTTGAGCGAAGAAGGCAAAAAATTAATTAAAGAACTTGACGCCGAACTAGAAAGCGAAGATATAACTTCAACTCAAAGAGCTAAAGCAAAATGGACTCAACTTGAAGCATTGGTGGGAAGCGAAGACAGATTTAAACAGATAGCGGCGGATATTATTTATCATTATGAAGAACGACAGAAAGTTTTTGAGGGCAAAGCAATGATCGTTGCTATGTCCCGCCGTATTGCGGTTAAACTCTACGATGAAATTATTAAGCTCAGACCCGACTGGCACAATGAAGATTTGAAAAAAGGAAAAATTAAAGTTGTAATGACGGCGGCATCTTCCGACGGACCCGAATTAGCAAAGCATCATACCACGAAAGATCAGCGCAGAGTTTTAGCCGACAGGATGAAAAATCCCGACGACGAGTTGAAAATTGTAATTGTTCGTGATATGTGGTTAACCGGATTTGATGTTCCCTGTCTGCATACGCTTTATATTGATAAACCGATGCAAGGTCACACTTTAATGCAAGCTATAGCAAGGGTCAACAGAGTATACAAAGACAAACCGGGCGGTTTAATAGTTGATTATCTGGGAATTGCCTCCGACTTAAAACAGGCATTATCATTCTATTCGGACAGCGGAGGCAAAGGCGATCCCGCAATCGCTCAGGAAAAAGCCGTTCAATTGATGTTAGAAAAACTGGAAATTGTATCAAGAATGTTTCTTGAAAAACCGGTTAAACCCTACTCAAAAGATTACGAAGAATTAGTCAAAGATCCATCAGTTCCCTATTTGGGTAAAGATAAAGGATTGCTGTACGAGCAATACTTTACTGCCGACGCAAAAACCAAGCTCGATATTATTTTGGCTGCGGAAGAACATATTTTAAGCCTCGAGAACGGAAAGAAAAGATTCATTGACGAGGTAACCGCGCTGTCAAAAGCATTTGCAATCGCAATCCCTCACGAACAGGCGCTTGATGTAAAAGATGAAGTCGCATTCTTTCAAGCTGTAAAAGCAAGACTATTAAAATTTGACTCTTCGTCACCAGGAAAGTCAAGCGAAGAAATTGAAACAACAATTAAGCAAGTTATTGACAAAGCTCTTGTTTCCGATAGAGTAATTGATATTTTCGACGCCGCCGGAATTAAAAAACCGGATATTTCTATTCTGTCCGAAGAGTTTCTGATGGAAGTAAGAAACATGCAGCATAAAAACATAGCGTTGGAAACTTTAAGGAAATTATTGAATGATGAAATAAAATCAAGAATAAGAACGAACTTGGTTCAGGGTAAAACCTTGATGGAGATGCTGGAAAAATCGATTAAAAAGTATCACAGCAAAATATTAACAGCCGCCGAAGTAATTGAGGAATTAATTGCGCTTGGTAAAGAGATTCAAAATTTAGACAAAGAACCGAAAGAAATGGGTCTCTCGGATTTCGAATACGCTTTCTATACGGCAATAGCAAACAATGATAGCGCAAGAGAAGTAATGAAGAAAGATAAATTAAGAGAATTGGCTATTGTTCTTTACGACAGAGTCAGAAAAAACGCTACGATTGATTGGACATTGAAAGAAAGTGTAAAAGCCAAACTGAAAGTTATAGTTAAAAGAACGCTTCGGCAGTACGGTTATCCGCCGGATATGCAAAAGCTGGCAACCGAAACCGTCCTCAAGCAAGCCGAATTGATTGCAAATGAATTGACTGATCAGACTAATTCGCCTTCTTAA
- a CDS encoding ORF6N domain-containing protein: protein MLDSDLAEFYGVETRILNEQVKRNIERFPLQFMFRLTNKEYKNLMSQIAISSTKHGGRRKLPYVFTEQGVAMLSAVLKSETATVSEVLEETVTPNFASSASANSKVKNIKKVVNNE, encoded by the coding sequence ATGCTTGATAGTGACTTAGCAGAATTTTATGGAGTTGAAACCAGAATATTAAATGAGCAGGTTAAGAGGAATATTGAAAGATTTCCTTTGCAATTTATGTTTCGTTTAACCAATAAAGAGTATAAAAATTTGATGTCGCAAATTGCGATATCAAGTACGAAACACGGTGGAAGAAGAAAACTACCTTATGTTTTTACCGAACAAGGCGTGGCAATGCTATCCGCAGTGCTTAAAAGTGAAACAGCAACGGTCTCTGAGGTTCTCGAAGAGACCGTTACCCCAAATTTCGCTTCGAGTGCCTCAGCCAACAGCAAAGTGAAAAATATTAAAAAGGTTGTGAATAATGAATAA
- a CDS encoding beta-mannosidase: MKRIELNGNWKFRQAKGEDAWKNAIVPGCVQLDLLNGGFIPDPYYRTNEREIQWIEKEDWEYKTEFVADSEMLNASNAEIVFDGLDTYADVYLNGNLILTADNFYCGWRCNIGKYLKPGKNELRIYFHSPIKKTLPLFEKNGFEYGANNSQPEPKLSVYSRKPGYHFGWDWGPRILTTGIWRPVYIELWNNARIDNVRFVQKSLNSGRAHLQIVAEIISSGKFLKELKLSSSQKSFADVSVGKQLNPGINRVKIDFTIEAPKLWWCRGLGKQHLYELNLELISDGEVEDNWRGRVGLRTLELVEEDDDYGKSFYFKINGKPVFIKGANILPPDYFPQRVSKNDYLKLLDDVASAGMNMVRLWGGAIYEDDLFYDLCDEMGVMVWQDFMFACAMYPADEVMQKRIRAEAEYNIIRLRNHPSLAIWCGNNEIDEGWHTWGWQERYNYSEDTCNLLWGYYKKIFHEILPESVDKLDKGRPYWQSSPKYGFVDDRSRYEGDMHYWGVWFLNHPREKFNEFLPRFMSEYGLQSMPELKTFMQFSQPQDWNLDSDVLKAHQRQYPNPKKNQFLGGYDMLLKYLEREYVVPGNFEHLTYVSQLLQADYLKYAIELHRRSKPYCMGTMYWQLNDVWPVVSWSTVDYYGRWKAAHYAVKKAYTPVLASAADENDFINVYVINDLTEKLEATLSARLMNFYGKVFYEDEIRVVIDDDSSTVALKLDKSRILNGIRKEEALLNLMLIKNNTVIADNNFFFAYTNRLLLPPPKIELETAQAGTRRFIKIASDVFVKNLFIKCENTDGKYSDNYFDLLPNTEKTIEFEPEKEFAGAPKFSLIHYQKISVD; encoded by the coding sequence TTGAAAAGGATCGAATTGAACGGCAACTGGAAATTCAGGCAGGCAAAAGGAGAAGACGCCTGGAAAAACGCAATCGTACCCGGCTGCGTTCAGCTCGATTTATTGAACGGAGGATTTATTCCCGACCCTTACTATCGCACTAACGAGCGGGAAATACAATGGATAGAAAAAGAAGATTGGGAATATAAAACCGAGTTCGTTGCCGATTCGGAAATGTTAAACGCTTCTAATGCGGAAATTGTTTTTGACGGACTCGACACTTATGCAGACGTATACCTTAACGGAAATTTGATTTTAACTGCGGATAATTTTTACTGCGGATGGAGATGCAATATTGGCAAATATTTGAAACCGGGCAAAAACGAACTCAGAATTTATTTTCACTCTCCGATTAAAAAAACTCTCCCTCTGTTTGAAAAAAACGGATTCGAATACGGCGCCAATAATTCGCAGCCGGAGCCGAAGTTGAGCGTTTATTCGCGCAAACCCGGTTATCATTTCGGATGGGATTGGGGACCAAGAATTTTAACAACGGGCATATGGCGCCCTGTCTATATTGAATTATGGAATAATGCCAGAATTGACAACGTACGATTCGTCCAAAAAAGTTTAAATAGCGGAAGGGCGCATTTGCAGATTGTAGCCGAGATAATATCTTCCGGCAAATTCTTAAAGGAGTTAAAATTATCTTCTTCGCAAAAATCTTTTGCAGACGTTTCTGTCGGTAAACAGCTAAATCCGGGTATTAACAGAGTGAAAATCGATTTTACTATCGAAGCTCCGAAATTATGGTGGTGCCGGGGTTTGGGAAAACAACATCTTTATGAACTAAATCTTGAATTGATTTCAGACGGAGAGGTTGAAGACAACTGGCGGGGAAGAGTCGGCTTGAGAACATTGGAACTTGTTGAAGAAGACGACGATTACGGCAAGAGCTTTTATTTCAAAATTAACGGCAAACCCGTATTTATTAAAGGGGCAAATATACTTCCACCCGACTATTTTCCTCAAAGAGTAAGCAAAAACGATTATTTAAAATTACTCGACGACGTTGCGTCTGCCGGCATGAATATGGTCAGATTATGGGGCGGCGCTATCTACGAAGACGACCTCTTTTATGATTTGTGCGACGAGATGGGAGTTATGGTATGGCAGGATTTTATGTTTGCTTGCGCAATGTATCCGGCGGACGAGGTTATGCAAAAAAGAATTCGCGCTGAAGCCGAATACAATATAATTCGTTTAAGGAATCATCCCTCTCTTGCAATATGGTGCGGAAACAACGAAATAGACGAAGGCTGGCATACATGGGGATGGCAGGAAAGATATAATTATTCCGAAGACACATGCAATCTGCTGTGGGGATATTACAAAAAAATTTTTCATGAAATACTTCCCGAATCGGTCGATAAACTCGACAAAGGCAGACCCTATTGGCAGTCGTCGCCCAAATACGGTTTTGTTGACGACCGCAGTAGATACGAAGGCGATATGCACTACTGGGGAGTTTGGTTCCTTAATCACCCGCGTGAAAAATTTAATGAATTCCTGCCGCGTTTTATGAGCGAGTACGGTCTTCAGTCGATGCCCGAATTAAAAACTTTCATGCAATTTTCCCAACCGCAGGATTGGAATCTCGATTCCGATGTTCTTAAAGCTCATCAACGACAATATCCCAATCCCAAGAAAAATCAATTCCTGGGCGGATACGACATGTTGTTAAAATACCTGGAAAGAGAATACGTCGTACCCGGGAACTTCGAGCATCTTACTTACGTAAGCCAGCTCCTACAGGCGGATTATTTGAAATATGCAATCGAACTTCATCGAAGAAGCAAACCTTATTGTATGGGAACAATGTATTGGCAACTGAACGACGTCTGGCCTGTAGTTTCATGGTCGACCGTCGATTATTACGGCAGATGGAAAGCTGCGCATTATGCGGTTAAAAAAGCTTATACGCCCGTCCTCGCGTCCGCCGCCGATGAAAATGATTTTATAAATGTTTATGTCATAAACGATTTGACAGAGAAACTCGAGGCAACGCTTAGCGCAAGACTTATGAATTTTTACGGAAAGGTATTTTACGAAGACGAAATACGGGTGGTTATAGACGACGACTCGAGCACGGTTGCGCTGAAACTCGACAAGAGCAGGATTCTTAATGGAATCCGGAAAGAAGAAGCGCTATTAAATTTAATGCTTATAAAAAACAATACCGTAATAGCAGACAACAATTTTTTCTTCGCATATACCAACCGGCTTTTGCTGCCCCCGCCGAAAATAGAACTTGAAACCGCACAAGCAGGCACGCGCCGGTTTATAAAAATCGCATCTGACGTTTTTGTAAAGAATTTATTCATTAAATGCGAAAACACAGACGGTAAATATTCGGATAATTATTTTGATCTTTTGCCGAACACGGAAAAAACAATAGAATTCGAGCCGGAGAAGGAATTTGCCGGCGCTCCAAAGTTTTCGTTGATTCACTATCAAAAAATATCCGTCGATTGA
- a CDS encoding restriction endonuclease subunit S domain-containing protein, producing the protein MEISGGSDEQSTGRTILIDEDVKSLFDHPLIFSNFCRVMRPVNPEFGLYLICYIFMLYKQGEFYNLENGSSGIRNLDYKAFLYELDYELHEHSDISEFSKKIKPYMDRMSKNKLQIRTLEKLRDTLLPMLMSGEVRVKY; encoded by the coding sequence ATGGAAATATCTGGAGGATCAGATGAACAATCTACCGGAAGAACAATTTTAATTGATGAAGATGTAAAAAGTCTTTTTGACCATCCATTGATTTTTTCAAATTTTTGTAGAGTAATGAGGCCAGTCAATCCAGAGTTCGGATTATATTTAATTTGCTATATTTTTATGCTTTATAAACAAGGTGAATTTTATAATTTGGAAAACGGGAGTTCTGGCATACGAAACCTTGATTATAAAGCATTTCTATATGAATTGGATTATGAATTGCACGAACATTCTGATATATCAGAATTTAGCAAAAAAATAAAACCTTATATGGACAGAATGAGTAAAAATAAACTTCAAATCCGCACGCTCGAAAAACTGCGGGATACATTGCTGCCAATGCTTATGAGCGGCGAGGTGAGAGTGAAATATTAA
- a CDS encoding class I SAM-dependent DNA methyltransferase, whose protein sequence is MAKRKEAVSDKNNEPIEKQLWKAADKLRKNIDAAEYKHIVLGLIFLKYISDSFERHYELLKKGEGEYEGADPEDRDEYKAENIFFVPPSARWSYLQKRAKLPEIGKDIDSAMDAIERDNPSLKDVLPKVYARGNIDPTNLGGLIDLISNISITQKDGDFLGKVFEYFLGQFALAEGKKGGQFYTPRSVVQLLVEMLEPYKGRVFDPCCGSGGMFVQSEKFVESHQGNVNDISIYGQESNLTTWRLCKMNLAIRGIDSSQVKWNNEGSFLNNAHKDLKADFVIANPPFNDSDWSGELLRKDARWQYGIPPVNNANYAWIQHFIYHLAPNGQAGFVLAKGALTSKTSGEGEIRKALVEARLIDCIVNLPSKLFLNTQIPASLWFINRNKSNGKFRNRKDEILFIDARNMGHLINRRTREFSEEDIQKIASTFHNWRNPDGKYEDIKGFCKSATIEEVAALDYVLTPGRYVGLPDEEDDFDFNERFTKLKAEFEEQLKEEERLNKLIKENLEKIILKN, encoded by the coding sequence ATGGCTAAAAGAAAAGAAGCGGTTAGCGATAAAAATAATGAACCTATCGAAAAACAACTCTGGAAAGCTGCGGATAAACTTCGCAAAAACATCGACGCTGCGGAATATAAACATATTGTTCTCGGTTTAATCTTTCTGAAATACATTTCGGATTCATTCGAAAGACATTATGAATTACTGAAGAAAGGCGAGGGGGAATACGAAGGCGCAGATCCTGAAGACAGAGACGAATACAAAGCCGAAAATATCTTCTTCGTTCCGCCGTCCGCAAGATGGTCTTATTTACAAAAAAGAGCAAAGCTGCCTGAAATAGGAAAAGACATCGATTCCGCAATGGACGCCATAGAAAGAGACAACCCTTCGCTCAAAGACGTCCTTCCAAAAGTTTATGCGCGCGGCAATATAGACCCGACAAATCTAGGCGGCTTAATTGATTTAATAAGCAACATTTCGATTACCCAAAAAGACGGCGATTTTCTCGGCAAAGTATTCGAATATTTTCTCGGGCAATTTGCGCTGGCGGAGGGTAAGAAAGGCGGACAGTTTTATACTCCGCGAAGCGTGGTTCAATTATTGGTTGAAATGCTCGAACCTTATAAAGGTCGCGTTTTCGATCCCTGCTGCGGTTCCGGAGGTATGTTCGTTCAATCCGAGAAATTCGTGGAAAGTCATCAAGGAAACGTAAACGACATTTCGATTTACGGGCAGGAAAGCAATTTAACAACCTGGCGTTTGTGCAAAATGAATCTTGCCATCCGCGGAATTGACAGTTCGCAGGTTAAATGGAATAACGAAGGTTCATTCTTAAACAACGCGCACAAAGATTTGAAAGCGGATTTTGTAATAGCAAATCCGCCGTTTAACGACAGCGACTGGAGCGGTGAACTTTTAAGAAAAGATGCAAGATGGCAATACGGTATTCCGCCGGTTAACAACGCCAACTATGCCTGGATACAACACTTTATATATCATCTGGCGCCAAACGGACAAGCGGGTTTTGTGCTCGCTAAAGGCGCTCTAACATCCAAAACTTCCGGAGAAGGTGAAATCAGAAAAGCTCTTGTTGAAGCCAGATTAATTGATTGCATTGTTAATCTTCCATCAAAATTGTTTTTGAACACACAAATTCCTGCAAGTCTCTGGTTTATCAACAGAAATAAAAGCAATGGTAAATTCAGAAACCGTAAAGATGAAATATTATTTATTGATGCCAGAAATATGGGGCACCTAATTAACAGGAGAACAAGAGAATTTTCCGAAGAAGATATCCAAAAAATTGCAAGCACATTTCATAATTGGAGAAATCCCGACGGAAAATACGAAGACATAAAAGGCTTCTGTAAATCCGCCACAATCGAAGAAGTTGCGGCATTGGATTATGTTCTGACTCCAGGAAGATATGTGGGCTTGCCCGACGAAGAAGACGATTTCGACTTTAACGAAAGGTTTACAAAACTGAAAGCCGAGTTTGAAGAACAATTAAAAGAAGAAGAGAGACTGAATAAACTTATTAAAGAAAACTTAGAGAAGATTATTTTAAAAAATTGA
- the tnpA gene encoding IS200/IS605 family transposase, with protein sequence MANTYTQLYVHIIFAVKGRQNLISEKHREELEKYICGIITNKNSKPLAIYCNPDHTHILIGINPSVSVSDIARDIKANSSKFINGKKWIAGKFNWQDGFGAFTYAKSQIDAVVKYILNQPVHHKKKTFKEEYIEFLEKFNVEYDPKYLFDWND encoded by the coding sequence ATGGCAAATACTTACACACAACTATACGTACATATCATCTTCGCAGTAAAAGGCAGACAAAATCTAATTTCTGAAAAGCATCGCGAAGAATTGGAAAAGTACATTTGCGGTATCATAACTAACAAAAATTCAAAACCATTGGCTATTTACTGCAACCCGGATCATACGCACATACTTATTGGAATTAATCCGTCAGTTTCAGTTTCGGATATCGCCAGAGATATAAAAGCAAACTCGTCAAAGTTTATTAACGGAAAAAAATGGATTGCGGGTAAATTTAATTGGCAAGATGGTTTCGGGGCGTTTACATACGCCAAATCTCAAATAGACGCTGTTGTAAAATATATTCTAAATCAACCGGTGCATCATAAAAAGAAAACATTCAAGGAAGAGTATATAGAGTTTTTAGAAAAATTTAATGTTGAGTACGATCCAAAATATTTATTTGATTGGAATGATTAA